In Anaerobacillus isosaccharinicus, one genomic interval encodes:
- a CDS encoding class I SAM-dependent methyltransferase: MKTTNYSKIAEKYDKNQYRVNEIRVDLDLKEYVDNNSKHEYQVLDLSCGTGLYLEKQINYFEGLNIKWTGLDLSEQMLNKANQKLKNVKLIRADVVDMPYASETLDFISNNYAFHHYSNKGKALDEIYRVLTRGGIYKLHNIAIHEMPNWWVYHYFPTAYYEDLKRFWSKDIIFNELTTRGLVVNLNIEYRMENVRVVDYIGYAENRDISVLTLINDKDYEEGLDRMRYDIKINPDKTIVNDFAEMFCIAKKL; the protein is encoded by the coding sequence ATGAAAACAACTAATTACTCAAAAATCGCTGAAAAGTACGATAAAAACCAATATAGAGTTAATGAAATTAGAGTTGATCTTGATTTAAAAGAGTACGTTGATAACAATAGCAAACATGAATACCAGGTATTGGATTTATCTTGCGGAACAGGTCTTTACCTTGAAAAACAAATCAATTATTTTGAAGGGCTTAACATTAAGTGGACTGGACTGGACTTATCAGAACAAATGTTGAACAAGGCTAACCAAAAGTTGAAAAATGTAAAATTAATCAGAGCCGATGTAGTGGATATGCCGTATGCATCGGAAACGTTAGATTTTATCTCTAATAACTATGCTTTCCATCATTATAGTAATAAAGGAAAAGCATTAGATGAGATATATCGTGTATTAACAAGAGGTGGTATTTATAAATTACATAATATAGCAATCCATGAAATGCCTAATTGGTGGGTGTATCACTATTTCCCAACAGCTTATTATGAAGATTTAAAAAGATTTTGGAGTAAAGATATTATTTTTAATGAGCTTACAACAAGAGGCTTAGTAGTAAACTTAAACATTGAGTACAGAATGGAAAATGTTAGGGTTGTGGATTACATCGGTTACGCAGAAAATAGAGATATTTCCGTACTTACTTTAATTAACGATAAGGATTATGAGGAAGGATTAGATAGAATGAGATACGATATAAAAATTAATCCTGACAAAACTATTGTAAATGATTTTGCTGAGATGTTTTGTATCGCTAAAAAATTATAG
- a CDS encoding GNAT family N-acetyltransferase, which yields MRGLIQYEVNVKTFIAVAEEKYMIREAKKQDIAGLAELMGELGYPTDFKEMEYRMSNILSNNNYQTYVYEEDGKLLGMIGMILCYRFERNESYIRIVAFVVHSELRGKGIGSLLLEEAENWAKKQGANMMTLNSGNRTERNDAHQYYFRRGFEGKATGFYKQLK from the coding sequence ATGAGAGGGTTAATACAATATGAAGTTAATGTTAAAACATTTATAGCTGTTGCGGAGGAAAAATATATGATTAGAGAAGCAAAGAAGCAGGATATTGCGGGTTTAGCAGAGTTAATGGGAGAATTGGGATACCCAACGGATTTCAAAGAGATGGAATATAGAATGTCTAATATACTTTCAAACAACAACTATCAAACTTATGTGTATGAAGAAGATGGGAAATTACTAGGAATGATTGGGATGATTTTGTGTTACCGATTTGAAAGAAATGAAAGTTACATTAGGATTGTAGCTTTTGTAGTCCATTCTGAATTAAGAGGTAAAGGCATTGGTAGTCTCCTATTGGAAGAAGCAGAGAATTGGGCAAAGAAGCAAGGAGCGAATATGATGACTTTAAATAGTGGCAATCGTACTGAACGAAACGATGCACACCAGTATTATTTTCGTAGAGGTTTTGAAGGAAAAGCTACAGGTTTTTATAAGCAATTGAAGTAA
- a CDS encoding uridine kinase family protein: MEQIIDKVANLISEKNEKIIIGISGHGASGKTTFANNLVKRLENDVNYINTDPYIITDVRKYTVIDYEYQNEKYSYKMTACHPAAHNLIALERDIKMIRANLDFHTIETHYMESTLISSKKNINIVEGMSVAFLNPNLFDLTVYLYTDGETELIRRGVRDVSERMADFNSIKKSHEQRRIQYDLFMHPYHKNFDIVIKNSNEESILQKCVYGN, from the coding sequence ATGGAGCAAATAATAGATAAGGTAGCAAATTTGATAAGTGAGAAAAACGAAAAAATCATCATTGGTATTTCGGGACATGGTGCTTCTGGTAAGACAACTTTTGCAAATAACCTTGTAAAGCGCCTGGAAAATGATGTGAATTACATAAATACCGATCCCTATATTATTACTGATGTCAGGAAGTACACAGTAATAGATTATGAATATCAAAATGAAAAATATTCTTATAAAATGACAGCTTGTCACCCTGCTGCTCATAATTTAATAGCTTTGGAAAGAGACATAAAAATGATTAGAGCTAATCTAGATTTTCATACAATAGAAACGCATTACATGGAGAGTACTTTAATCTCTTCAAAAAAGAATATTAATATTGTAGAGGGCATGAGTGTAGCATTTTTAAATCCAAATTTGTTTGATTTAACAGTTTACTTATATACTGATGGAGAAACCGAGTTAATAAGAAGAGGGGTTCGTGATGTTTCTGAAAGAATGGCGGATTTTAATTCTATTAAAAAATCTCATGAACAACGTAGAATTCAATATGATTTATTTATGCACCCCTATCATAAGAATTTTGATATTGTTATAAAAAACTCAAATGAAGAGAGTATCTTGCAAAAATGTGTATATGGCAATTGA